The Desmodus rotundus isolate HL8 chromosome 13, HLdesRot8A.1, whole genome shotgun sequence genome has a window encoding:
- the MLNR gene encoding LOW QUALITY PROTEIN: motilin receptor (The sequence of the model RefSeq protein was modified relative to this genomic sequence to represent the inferred CDS: inserted 6 bases in 3 codons; substituted 1 base at 1 genomic stop codon), with the protein MGSSWNSTDSKEGAREPPRAAWPLCDEHGCSPFPLRALVPVTMVCLGLFTVGVSGNVVTVLLIGCYRDMRTTTNLYLGSMALSDLLILLGLPFDLYRLWRSRPWVFGPLLCRLLLCLGEGCTYATLLHWTALCVERYLAYCRPLCARVVITQPRVSVLIAALWALALLSAGPFFFLVGIEQDPGVSAFPDLNSTVXHNSSPRASPPPTASPLGSSPAAEAEALFSRECQPSPAQLGALRVMLWVTTAYFFLPFLCLSVLYGLIGPELRRTGGGGGGGGGRGAXRGPTASGRERETPMFQTLVVVLAFIICWLPFHVGRIIYINTEDSQMMNFSQYFNIVALQLFYLSASINPIFYNLISKKYRDAAWKLLWWRQXQRGFIRSRDTDXGGNTAGYTDTTTSISMPATNMANQITSSHSSRT; encoded by the exons ATGGGCAGCTCCTGGAACAGCACAGACAGCAAGGAGGGCGCGCGGGAGCCGCCAAGGGCTGCGTGGCCACTGTGCGACGAGCACGGCTGTTCGCCTTTCCCCCTGAGGGCACTGGTGCCAGTGACCATGGTGTGCCTGGGCCTGTTCACCGTCGGGGTAAGCGGCAACGTGGTGACCGTGTTGCTGATTGGGTGCTACCGGGACATGCGGACCACCACCAACTTGTACCTGGGCAGCATGGCTCTGTCCGACCTGCTTATCCTACTCGGGCTGCCCTTCGACCTCTACCGCCTCTGGCGCTCGCGACCCTGGGTTTTCGGGCCGCTGCTCTGCCGCCTCCTTCTCTGCTTGGGTGAGGGCTGCACCTATGCCACGCTGCTGCACTGGACGGCGCTCTGCGTCGAGCGCTACCTAGCCTACTGTCGCCCACTCTGCGCCCGCGTTGTCATTACCCAGCCCCGCGTAAGCGTGCTCATCGCAGCCCTCTGGGCCTTGGCGCTGCTATCTGCTGGGCCATTCTTCTTTCTCGTGGGCATTGAGCAGGACCCGGGCGTAAGCGCGTTCCCAGACCTTAACAGCACCGTGTAGCACAACTCCTCGCCACGCGCCTCACCACCACCTACGGCGTCGCCCCTCGGGTCCTCTCCC GCAGCCGAGGCCGAGGCGCTGTTCAGCCGGGAGTGCCAGCCAAGTCCTGCCCAGCTGGGTGCGCTGCGTGTTATGCTGTGGGTCACCACCGCCTACTTCTTTCTGCCCTTCCTGTGCCTCAGCGTCCTCTACGGACTCATCGGGCCGGAGCTGCGGaggaccgggggggggggggggggggggggggggcgcggtgC GCGTGGCCCGACCGCCTCTGGGCGGGAGAGGGAGACACCCATGTTCCAAACCC TGGTGGTGGTTCTGGCATTTATAATTTGTTGGTTGCCTTTCCACGTTGGCAGAATCATTTACATAAACACAGAAGATTCTCAGATGATGAACTTTTCTCAGTACTTTAACATTGTGGCATTGCAACTTTTCTATCTAAGTGCATCCATTAACCCAATCTTCTACAACCTCATTTCAAAGAAGTATAGAGATGCAGCCTGGAAACTACTGTGGTGGAGACA TCAGAGAGGTTTCATTAGAAGCAGAGACACAGA GGGAGGAAACACAGCTGGCTACACCGACACCACCACCAGCATATCGATGCCTGCCACAAACATGGCCAACCAAATCACATCTTCCCACAGTTCTAGGACTTAA